A DNA window from Zonotrichia albicollis isolate bZonAlb1 chromosome 2, bZonAlb1.hap1, whole genome shotgun sequence contains the following coding sequences:
- the AQP11 gene encoding aquaporin-11 yields the protein MAVGGVGSSLLLMSGVVVTVGLCRRLARRRLRSRPLLFAFLVEMFSTFQICACTNELSLLGNVEPKPHTALTLTYGFTVLHGLSLAGSTCNPCGTLQPMWGGGTSLRMGGLKIAAQFVAAVLARVFMHFIWSLEMAEPHLGALSQGCSSPMQTTEMQAFCIELLFSVVFQLAVLQAESVNPKYRVHLIALLITMLVYAGGNLTGAIFNPALAFSLHADCFYDKFLSYSLVYWLAPCLGTILVVFIWDEIFPRKS from the exons ATGGCTGTCGGTGGGGTCgggagctccctgctgctgatgtCCGGCGTCGTGGTGACCGTGGGGCTGTGCCGGAGGCTGGCCCGGCGCCGGCTGCGCTCCCGCCCGCTCCTCTTCGCTTTCCTTGTGGAGATGTTCAGCACCTTCCAGATTTGCGCCTGCACGAACGAGCTCAGCCTGCTCGGCAACGTGGAGCCGAAGCCGCACACCGCCCTCACCCTCACCTACGGCTTCACCGTCCTGCACGGCCTGAGCCTCGCCGGCAGCACATGCAATCCCTGCGGGACCCTGCAGCCCATGTGGGGCGGCGGGACCTCGCTCAGGATGGGGGGACTCAAGATCGCCGCTCAGTTCGTGGCTGCGGTGCTCGCCAGAGTGTTCATGCACTTTATCTGGAGTCTGGAGATGGCAGAGCCACATCTTGGAGCACTCtcacagggctgcagcagccccatgcagactACAGAGATGCAGGCGTTCTGCATAGAACTGCTCTTTTCTGTCGTTTTCCAGCTGGCCGTCCTGCAAGCCGAAAGCGTTAATCCCAAATACAGAGTCCATTTAATTGCTCTTCTCATCACCATGCTCGTATATGCAG GTGGAAATCTCACAGGAGCAATATTTAACCCAGCACTGGCATTTTCATTACATGCAGATTGTTTCTATGACAAATTTTTGAGTTACTCACTAGTATATTGGCTAGCACCATGCTTAG GTACAATACTTGTGGTTTTTATATGGGATGAAATCTTTCCTCGGAAATCTTGA